A part of Halobacillus shinanisalinarum genomic DNA contains:
- a CDS encoding ROK family protein produces MKLGAIEAGGTKFVCAIGNEQGDIFEKTVIPTEHPDVTMPAVYQFFKGKGIERIGIGSFGPIDVNQQSDSYGTIQNTPKIDWVDFPLAKRLADQLNVSVKVDTDVNVAALSEAEWGNATDVDSCLYITVGTGIGAGAIVNGTTLNGLSHPEMGHIVVKRHEDDSFAGACPYHNDCLEGMASGPALEKRWGKAGQELADDEKVWEIEAHYLAQALVNYIYILSPEQIIMGGGVMQQEHLFDLIRKNVIESLAGYVSSPFLSAENIDRYIVPPGLTDEAGIKGALLLASE; encoded by the coding sequence ATGAAATTAGGTGCAATTGAAGCTGGCGGTACGAAGTTTGTCTGTGCGATTGGCAATGAACAAGGAGATATTTTTGAGAAAACAGTCATACCGACAGAGCATCCGGATGTAACGATGCCTGCTGTTTATCAGTTTTTCAAAGGAAAAGGGATCGAGCGGATCGGGATTGGCAGCTTCGGTCCCATTGATGTAAATCAACAGAGTGATAGTTATGGAACGATTCAAAACACACCGAAGATCGACTGGGTGGACTTTCCGCTTGCCAAAAGGCTTGCTGACCAGTTAAATGTATCAGTGAAGGTGGACACAGACGTCAATGTAGCCGCTTTGTCTGAGGCGGAGTGGGGAAATGCAACAGATGTGGATTCCTGTCTCTATATTACTGTAGGCACGGGCATTGGAGCAGGAGCAATCGTGAATGGGACGACTTTGAACGGGTTATCACACCCAGAGATGGGGCATATTGTCGTGAAACGTCACGAGGACGATTCGTTTGCAGGGGCCTGTCCTTACCATAATGATTGCTTAGAAGGAATGGCTTCTGGACCCGCACTTGAGAAGCGTTGGGGGAAAGCAGGACAGGAATTGGCTGACGACGAGAAAGTATGGGAAATCGAAGCACATTATTTAGCCCAAGCTCTCGTTAATTATATTTATATTTTGTCACCAGAGCAGATTATTATGGGTGGCGGTGTGATGCAGCAGGAACACCTTTTTGACCTGATTCGAAAAAATGTAATTGAAAGCTTAGCGGGTTATGTAAGCTCACCGTTTCTATCTGCAGAAAACATAGATCGATATATTGTCCCTCCTGGATTGACGGATGAAGCAGGGATTAAGGGTGCGCTTCTTTTAGCATCAGAATGA
- a CDS encoding BglG family transcription antiterminator — protein sequence MLNYRMTTILRELMAADTAITSQYLAKVTDVTSRTTRDDIKHLDELLEGAKIDSIRAKGYQLDIQDNQRFLHYLKKVYQEQVVTDSIIPNSPEERIRYMIKRLLLEDSYIKLEDLSEDMHISKSTIQNDLKRVKKILKKYDIDMDKRPNYGLKLQGSELKLRFCMSEYVFDRAKKAEASNEIRTDQLFSLTETELSVIWTIMIEEIQENEITPSDIAIKNLYIHIAIACKRIKSGNHVSIYKANLEEIRNQKEYNVADRIVAKVEYCLQLTFPHEEVAYIAIHLMGTKMISQTNMNEEKIRDFLDEDIQQVTLAILNKIEEKFDLGIRHDRELIVGLALHLKPAINRYRYGMNIRNPMIDDIKANYPLVFETGIVASMVLEEVMGVTIDENEIGYLALHIGAAIERRKMKKGPKRCLIVCASGFGSAQLLKYKLQSEFDSKLEIAATTEYYKLQQCSLENIDFIVSSIPIPDSLPIPVIEVNTILGENDLERIKTMVFKNSISLFDYVKESLVFLDQPFSTQEQVLNFLYDELRNKGLVHHGFLKALYEREAVAPTAFGNLVAVPHPITPLSEQTFLTFCTLKRPIEWGEKRVQFICLLSVKKDSTEDLQSMYEMLGKIIDDVSLVEDLIRSKSCSEFIKLLVPK from the coding sequence ATGCTAAACTACCGAATGACCACTATATTACGCGAACTCATGGCTGCTGATACAGCCATAACGAGTCAATACTTGGCCAAAGTGACCGATGTAACCTCTAGAACGACTAGGGATGACATCAAACATTTGGATGAATTACTTGAGGGGGCAAAGATCGACTCCATCAGAGCGAAAGGTTATCAACTTGATATTCAAGATAATCAGAGATTTCTTCATTACTTAAAGAAGGTCTACCAAGAACAAGTGGTGACTGACTCCATTATCCCCAATTCTCCCGAAGAGAGAATACGATATATGATTAAACGTCTTCTTTTGGAAGACAGCTACATTAAGTTAGAAGATTTGTCGGAAGATATGCATATTAGCAAGTCAACGATTCAAAACGATTTGAAACGTGTAAAAAAAATACTGAAAAAATATGATATCGATATGGATAAACGCCCAAACTACGGATTAAAGCTGCAAGGAAGTGAACTGAAATTGCGGTTTTGCATGTCAGAGTATGTATTTGATCGAGCTAAGAAAGCCGAAGCCTCGAATGAGATACGAACTGATCAACTTTTTTCGTTAACAGAAACTGAATTATCAGTGATATGGACAATAATGATTGAAGAAATCCAAGAAAACGAAATCACGCCTTCTGATATTGCAATAAAAAATTTATATATCCATATTGCGATCGCCTGTAAGCGAATAAAATCAGGTAACCATGTTTCCATTTATAAGGCAAATTTAGAAGAAATCAGAAATCAAAAGGAATATAATGTCGCAGATCGCATCGTTGCTAAAGTAGAATATTGTCTTCAGCTCACATTTCCACATGAGGAAGTTGCTTATATTGCCATTCATTTAATGGGGACAAAAATGATTTCACAGACGAATATGAACGAGGAAAAAATCAGGGATTTTCTTGATGAAGACATTCAACAGGTTACCTTAGCGATCTTAAATAAAATAGAGGAGAAGTTTGATCTAGGTATTCGTCATGATCGCGAACTCATTGTTGGCTTAGCCCTCCATTTAAAACCAGCTATCAATCGTTATCGCTATGGGATGAATATCCGTAATCCTATGATTGATGATATTAAAGCTAACTATCCTCTAGTTTTTGAAACTGGAATCGTTGCGAGCATGGTTCTCGAAGAGGTGATGGGTGTCACGATAGACGAAAATGAAATAGGATATCTTGCGCTTCATATTGGTGCGGCGATCGAACGAAGAAAGATGAAAAAGGGACCTAAACGTTGCCTGATAGTTTGTGCTTCGGGATTTGGGAGTGCGCAATTATTAAAGTACAAATTGCAATCTGAATTTGACTCCAAATTGGAGATTGCTGCTACGACAGAGTACTATAAACTCCAGCAATGTTCCCTTGAAAACATTGATTTTATCGTAAGTTCGATTCCTATTCCAGATTCCCTTCCTATACCTGTTATAGAGGTTAATACGATTTTAGGGGAAAATGATCTAGAGAGAATTAAAACCATGGTATTTAAAAATTCAATCAGCCTATTTGATTATGTTAAGGAATCTCTCGTATTTCTGGATCAACCCTTTTCAACACAAGAGCAAGTGTTGAATTTTCTATATGATGAATTGAGAAATAAAGGTTTAGTACACCATGGTTTTCTTAAAGCTTTATACGAAAGAGAAGCGGTGGCGCCTACTGCATTTGGAAATTTAGTTGCCGTACCTCACCCGATCACACCTCTGTCCGAGCAGACCTTTTTAACCTTTTGTACACTGAAAAGACCGATTGAGTGGGGAGAGAAGCGTGTTCAATTCATTTGTTTATTATCCGTGAAAAAGGATAGCACCGAAGATTTACAATCCATGTACGAGATGCTCGGTAAAATAATTGATGATGTGTCATTAGTTGAAGATCTAATAAGGAGCAAATCCTGTAGTGAATTTATTAAATTACTTGTACCAAAATAA
- the manA gene encoding mannose-6-phosphate isomerase, class I, giving the protein MYNQPIFLQPEFKERLWGGTKLKEIFNYEIPSETTGECWGISGHSNGSNQIKNGPLQGKTLAEAWSNHRELFANEEGDEFPLLVKILDSKKDLSVQVHPDDEYARKIENETYGKTECWYVIDCEEGAEIIFGHNANSKEELATMIENGQWEDLLHRIAVKPGDFYYVPSGTIHAIGEGIQILETQQSSDITYRVYDYDRTDKDGQKRELHLDRSLDVTNVPHVNPFLEREHQLEAGVRTEMLVEEAYFTVHHLSLDGKSNPITYENYQLFSVLDGEGNITTGEGIFPFTKGDHFIIPATVESYTIEGKASLITSHSNK; this is encoded by the coding sequence ATGTATAATCAACCTATTTTTCTACAACCCGAATTTAAAGAACGCCTATGGGGCGGAACGAAACTTAAAGAGATTTTCAATTACGAGATCCCCTCGGAAACCACCGGCGAATGCTGGGGGATTTCAGGACATTCTAATGGATCAAACCAGATAAAGAATGGACCACTTCAGGGCAAAACATTAGCTGAAGCCTGGAGTAATCATAGAGAACTTTTCGCAAATGAAGAAGGCGATGAGTTTCCACTACTCGTTAAAATACTGGATTCAAAAAAGGATTTATCTGTTCAAGTTCATCCTGACGACGAGTATGCCAGGAAAATTGAAAATGAAACTTATGGGAAAACGGAATGCTGGTATGTCATCGATTGTGAGGAAGGGGCCGAAATTATCTTTGGCCACAATGCTAACAGCAAAGAAGAGCTAGCCACAATGATTGAGAATGGCCAGTGGGAAGACCTGCTTCATCGTATAGCTGTCAAGCCAGGGGACTTCTACTATGTTCCAAGTGGGACGATTCATGCGATCGGTGAAGGCATTCAAATTTTGGAAACACAGCAAAGTTCTGATATTACCTATCGTGTTTACGATTACGATCGCACAGACAAAGATGGCCAGAAACGCGAGCTGCATTTAGATCGTTCACTTGATGTGACGAATGTGCCGCACGTGAATCCATTTCTTGAACGAGAGCATCAACTAGAAGCTGGCGTCCGTACTGAGATGTTAGTGGAGGAAGCCTATTTCACTGTTCATCACCTAAGTTTAGATGGGAAAAGTAATCCAATAACTTACGAGAACTATCAACTTTTCAGCGTTTTAGATGGTGAAGGCAACATTACCACGGGTGAAGGGATTTTTCCATTCACTAAAGGGGATCACTTCATCATCCCTGCAACCGTTGAATCCTATACGATAGAGGGAAAAGCTTCACTCATTACTTCACATTCAAATAAGTAA
- a CDS encoding 6-phospho-beta-glucosidase, producing the protein MEEIKVVTIGGGSSYTPELVEGFINRYEELPIKELWLVDIPAGKEKLESVGALAKRMVEKAEVPIEIHLSYNRKEALENADFVTTQIRVGLLEARALDERIPLKYNVIGQETNGPGGLFKGLRTIPVILDICREMERLCPDAWLINFSNPAGMVTEAVLRYSNLTKTVGLCNVPIGMKMGVAEMLGVDSERVYIEFAGLNHMVFGTDVYLDGERITDLVLDKLSNGTGLTMKNIVDLGWQPEFIQALGILPCPYHRYYYQTSEMLEAELQEMNETGTRAEVVKELEGELFELYKDPDLATKPPQLDERGGAYYSDAACRLISSIYNDKGDIQPVNTRNNGAIKSLPYDSAVEVNCVITRSGPKPISVCDLPVAVRGLVQQIKSFERVASEAAVTGNYNQALLAMTINPLVHSDSIAKQMLDEMLEAHQDYLPQFYSTELSLNKD; encoded by the coding sequence ATGGAAGAGATTAAAGTAGTCACGATCGGGGGAGGATCAAGCTATACACCTGAACTTGTCGAAGGGTTTATTAATAGATATGAAGAACTGCCGATCAAGGAACTTTGGCTGGTAGATATTCCAGCAGGAAAAGAAAAATTGGAAAGCGTCGGGGCATTGGCCAAGCGGATGGTCGAGAAAGCTGAAGTCCCGATAGAAATACATTTATCCTATAATCGTAAAGAAGCCTTGGAGAATGCGGATTTTGTGACAACCCAAATTCGTGTCGGACTTCTTGAAGCTAGAGCCTTAGATGAACGTATTCCTTTAAAATATAACGTTATTGGACAAGAAACAAACGGACCAGGCGGCTTATTTAAAGGACTGCGAACCATTCCAGTGATCTTGGATATTTGTCGTGAGATGGAACGGTTGTGTCCTGATGCATGGCTTATTAACTTCTCAAATCCTGCGGGAATGGTGACGGAGGCCGTTTTACGATATAGTAATCTAACTAAAACCGTCGGCTTGTGTAACGTCCCTATTGGTATGAAGATGGGTGTGGCTGAGATGCTCGGAGTTGATTCTGAACGTGTTTACATTGAATTCGCTGGTTTAAATCATATGGTTTTTGGAACGGATGTTTATTTAGATGGTGAACGAATAACGGATTTGGTGTTAGATAAACTTAGCAATGGTACTGGTTTAACAATGAAAAACATTGTGGATTTGGGATGGCAGCCAGAATTTATTCAGGCACTCGGGATCTTACCTTGTCCCTATCACCGCTACTATTACCAGACAAGTGAAATGCTGGAGGCCGAACTGCAGGAAATGAACGAAACAGGCACCAGAGCCGAAGTGGTCAAAGAGCTGGAAGGTGAACTATTTGAACTGTATAAAGACCCGGACTTAGCAACCAAGCCTCCCCAATTAGATGAACGAGGAGGAGCGTATTATAGTGACGCAGCTTGTCGTTTAATCAGTTCGATATATAATGATAAAGGGGACATACAGCCTGTAAATACAAGGAATAACGGAGCAATCAAAAGTTTACCTTATGATTCTGCGGTAGAAGTGAACTGTGTCATTACTAGAAGCGGACCGAAGCCTATTAGTGTTTGTGACCTACCTGTAGCAGTAAGAGGGCTTGTCCAACAAATCAAGTCGTTTGAACGCGTTGCATCAGAGGCAGCTGTGACAGGTAACTATAATCAGGCTTTGTTGGCGATGACGATCAATCCACTCGTTCATTCTGACTCTATTGCAAAACAAATGTTAGATGAAATGTTAGAAGCTCACCAAGATTACTTACCTCAATTTTATTCAACTGAGCTCAGCCTGAACAAGGATTAA